The following is a genomic window from Homalodisca vitripennis isolate AUS2020 chromosome 5, UT_GWSS_2.1, whole genome shotgun sequence.
ATTCCATCTCTGtatgaaaattatgaaaagtatAGCATTTACAATTTCAAATGATATAGGAAAACACAAACTGATAAATGATAAATCGTTGACCATCCAAGGCGTTTAAGTATACGAGTATGTAGTTTGTTTTTGCAAATGATCTATCGGTTTAACTTGTTTTTCACCTATCCGACAAAACTATCTGCTATTTCTCAAAATGTACCTGGAAGGTGTTCTTGATTTCTGAATATAACGGATGTTGTAAATAGGCCTTATTATAGGACGTAATATtctgttttttatataacatgTGATTTTCATACACTTATTTCACACTATGTTGTTGCAGTTGCCTGAACCGCGCAGACTTGATCAAGGTTCACGATGGTCGTAGTGCGCATGCGCCCGTCATCACCGTCCTGTGTAACGAGGGCGCAGCTCTAGAAGTGCTCTCCACTGGTCCGGACCTCTATGTAGAGTTCCTCTCTAACTCGGACTGGCCTGGCCAAGGATTCAAGGCCACTTTTCAGTTTCAGCCTCTGGAGGCGACCACCACCAGCGATACCCCGTACACGGGCAAGTGACATTGATTCTTTGTTGGTTTTTTAGGATCTTTGACTGATAAGTATGCTCTAATAATTGATAGTTTATGAAGACAAAGTGTAATGTTGGAAATTGGTTACAGTAATGTATCGATAAAATATTAGTATGCCACTTGAGCTATACAGGGACATAATATATTACTCTAACCCTTCATGGGTTTCAAATTCGCCCAGGGTCTACTTTCTCCCTGAACAGACTAAACCTCAGGCGCCTTTAAAAGCACATAACCTAAATACGGCAGCTAAATATTAGCACAGCTTATTTGATCCAGCATCGTGTCTAATATTAAGAACAATCATCCTGCCTCTGTGAAACTTTACGACGAGGAATTGACTTCCAACAGATTATTTCCAACTtagtaaaatattgcattgtagaacaaacattattttgtgtaaattatgcaaattttaaatgtcGAACAATATTGAACTGTGCTCTGACTCTTTTAAAATGGCTTCAGTGCATATGACTCCTGCTAACGTCAATATTAACCgtattaacattttattgctTACCAAAATATCTAACTTgatatattgttttgattataCTGGTGAGCTTTTATTGACTGAACACtagataaatatttatggaaatctTAAACAAAATACCGTGTACATCCATACTTTGTGCCAtatattaaactaacaaaatacaACAACTGATCGGATAAagtacagtaaattatatttgtttctgTTCGTTAGACACAGAAAAGCCGCCATTAGTTTTTTTGTCTCTTTGCCACTATGTCCAAACATATGATCAGGAATGAGCTGTAAGCattaaggttaaaaaaaaatcttttcttcATCCAAAGGGGTATAACTAtcgttgatttttatattataattttagaaaattaaatcgACGAAAAGTGGAAAGTAAGAGTAGTTCAATAAAATTTCAccattttgtaaaacattttaatgcaaGATCAGTGATGGCAgctttcaataataaattaaaataaaaaataatgtttttaacaaaatattacattaaggcTTGGATTCTAATTTACTGGTAATATATAATAGAAGGAGTACGTCGAATCACATAACAgattttgtaattgaaatttcaatgtgtaaataaaatttcatgaaaaaattgaagtaaatagTTTATCTCGTTCAAAGATATGCCGCTGTGACAGGATttactaacacataattaattatacaaagtaATTTGAATTTCTCATGATTAAATTCGATGTTGCTTATGTAGATATTTACTTCCatgcagttttaaatatatatctcaaTTAATTATAGGGACTTTACGAAGAAAAAGAGGCTATAAAATAGAAGACATCGAGAAAATATCCCTGAAAGGTAGATTGtgtatgttttgtatattaatttttaataattcactaCAACATGCAATAGCTCTGGCAATTCGTATCAGGAaatgaaaaaaagtatatttacattacttattattatactaaaatttatagaagttcgtaaaaatatttttatctttctaGCTGTTTGTTCTATAAAaagattcaaattcaaatctCTTTATTGCAGTAGACAATAACATGTATTGCAATGCAAAAGTCAGAGATGCGAGTGGTTTTGACATGCTCGCAACAGTGTTCTCGATGAAAACATACAAAACTGTACATTCACTCgccatatttgtttatttacctcCAGACCCAGCTTTGACGTCAGTCAGCCAAATGTGCGGTCTCCCAGTCCAATGCCAAAAACTCGcagaaattacaaaatacttgtgaaactaaaaagcgttttagacgAGTTATTCCCTCCTTGAGCGTTTGAAGGATTATTCATTCCCTGGATATGTCTTGGTAAAGGTAACACCCGCTTATGTTCGGTTGTCCGCCAGTTCACTAGTTTATTTTGCTTGTAGTCTAATACCTGTGTATGGCCTCTTTCCTTTTAAGAAACATTGAGACATACAGAACATTGTGGTTTCCGAAATATACAGACTACGCTTAAGTCATCACTGgtctgaaattttaattataaattttttggaaGAGGAGTATCCAGGTTAGTAATAGTATCGGCTTACAATTTTCTTTatcaaaaattgtgaaatatgttTCTACAAAGGATAAATTGTAAAACCActaaataatcaaactaattcAGGTTATTCTACGTAAAATACTGGTATTAATTTCTCCAAATTTACCTGAATCCGAAGCTATATCGCAATATCATTGGTGGTTAAGCGATAGTTCACCGTTCTGGGCGCGGAACTGTTTCATCATACGGCTAAATTATAGCGCTGCCCATTAGTAACAACCGTAACTAGATATACTCGTGGTTAAAATGTAAAGaacttattgtataaataacatttattttcaatccaatatgttttgaaatatattttataaaataattctttaataacttttaaacttttaataaagtaaattcagGAAAACCGTTGAAGATCTGAAATAGTCACTCGCGTTGTGTGCgggttttcttattaattttatagcaCATCAAACATTATTGAAATTACGAGTCATCTGCCTTGCAATTGTGCTAAGCACCAATATAACATTCATACTTCCGGAATgatatttccattattttatattattccggTAATATAGTTTTACTACGAGGGTTCCACAggaaataatttttcttactgATATTCTCTCACAGTAAACTTTCCCAAAGTAGTTTAGAggtttaatataaagttaatgCAGAATAAAGGATTCATTTATGCTAACAGAAGCTGAGCTGGAGCAGTAACAAGGGATACGGCAGTGTAAAACAAGCATCTGGCACGGCATGCCGGCATAATGCCGCAGCCGGTGTCATGATTTGGTATCACCGCGCTTCGGTTAAAATAACGTTTGGGTCTTAATAGAAACTTCTCTAATGTGATATATTCTACACACTCTTCAACCTTCTCAATAACAACTCATATAAAATTACGCatgtaaaaatatctattatgTAATACGTGaagtgttacaaatatttatgtatacaaatgGGTCTCTGGAATAACCTTTTTGTCACTTAAAGTATCGTAGAAACCCAATATATTATGTTCTAAGGTCTGAAAGCCAATCACCTCAATGCATGCTATACTTATAAGCTTCTATGTTTACACACATTACATTTCATGTGTGGAACATAAAGGAGAATAACTATTTCCAATTGATGTTGTGCTTCAAAGCATATGCATTTGATCCAGTCAATTCGTTTAGACTTAATAAGAGATTTTCTCCCCTGTTAAGTACAAAATACGTTTACTCccttttgaaatactttttttgttgGCCATTACAagaaacataataacataatgtatttttcatataatgtttTACTGGCCGAAGTATTGAATTAGGTTAGTACCAGCTGGAAAAATTGCATTTCAATTTCAGTTTTCGTTATTTCGAGAACCAactgatttatttactttaaagctGATTTTGTTTCAAGAAATGTCAAGTTCCATGATGTTGCATATCAATAAATTTGATCTAGCTTGACGTTGTATTGGAATTAATGGTATCCATGACAGCAAAAAATCGAAGTTTAAAATAGGTGtaagaaactgagtacaataatacgACATATAACTTAAACATGTCACATTGTGACACATGTGGCCAATCTGTCATCTATCACTAGAACATACTATAGATTTAAAATCTTGCATGCAactttatttcttctttaaaagAGTGAGTTCTATTACAGTGTTACGATTCTTTttatagaatttggctgagcgtaattgaagcCATAACAGCCGTTATCATTATCATTAAAGCTGGCACAAATTATCTATTGTCTGCCGGGAGgatggaaaaatttattttgtgtatgattgtctgtctgtcaataaagaattatataacCTATAGGTCTATTGTACTTGTGGGAAAACATCTTTATATGTCTTCTCATTCACGAGTTCATTTTCGGACAGgtaggcagacagaaatgaagtttcccACCCCCTTAGATAAAGACTCCCCTAACGCTTAGCAAGTACAAAAAATGATTATACATTAAGAACAAGATTTTAGCTGTCGCATTTCTTCTACAAGACAGACTGTATTATTTGAAGATGACAGAGTAACTTATTATCAGGTGATTCGAGTTGAAGTTTAAAAAGTCGTCAATCGTTAAGTAGCTCAATGTCATTACCAATCAATACCAATGTAgctaatatactatataataccATGTAATCCTAAACCACTCATGTGTTTACGCACAAAACTAGATATTTAAAACCGGACGGAAATGAGTAAAGAAGTACTTTCTTTTCtacaaattagtaatattttgaacataatattcCGGAAATACTACGCCCTTActctcaataatttattttatatttagtagaaATTCTGTTCCGGTGGACTATTTCCACTACAATCgcagaatgaaattaaattaatggaTTCATGAAGTACACTCTCCTCTGAATCAACTTTGCAGAAGGAGCATTGTTACTCAACTAATTAAATTGTGGCCTTTCCGGAACAGTTCTTTACGCattattgaagtaaaaataatacacttaatGTCCCCTGAGttcaaatataaatacaccaTCCGAAATTTAGAAATTGTCGGTCTTTTAATTTGTACTAGGAAAACCATACAACACTTCTTAACGAATTTAGGCTAAAAGTTTAAGGGAATTCctaataaacaatattcaatatccctaattagtgttttacatttttttagaaacaattttaagacAAATTGTTTGTAAGGTCATAAACAAAGGTTAGTTTAAATGTGCAAGTACATGACAacgttatataaaatttatttattggatatCACTTGACGGGCTGGAAAATCATCCATCTTACCACACAATACctttaaaccaaaataatggtACGAGTACTCCATGCAAACTGTTATGCACCAGGCTTTGCTAAGGTtctatgcaacatttcaagtctacataAAATCCGTTACTCTGTCACgtgtgttaaaatgtcatattattgtactcattttgtttaaaaacttgtttatttcgGGAGATTTTCTCATAGCCTTCGTAATAgaccataagatcaatgtaaaatattttcacttattcttgcccaaatccaatggagtgacatgcaccatcaactAATATAGTGTAGCCTATATAGACATAAAGCTAAGTTCAatatttcaagtctctaggtGAGTTcactcttaaaatatatttcaagcagacaggaagaattaaaatttgtacagCTTCTCGAGTGATAGGATCTCATAACCCTCCAATAATACTCGTATGTCCACAAAGTACAATTACCCTTGTAAAAATATTCTATCATCAACCGTATTATAAAGCATAGAATGACGAATTGATTAGTTGATATGAagatcaattatttattaaagttacttATAAAGTATTGTAATCACAATAACAGTCACATAAtgctattttgtattatatacgttaatttttatgtaaacgtGAGTTGTtcccataacaaataaatacttttaatatattctcTCCAGAGTATTAGAATGAAACGAATGTTTTAGGAATGATTACCTTCCATAAACATAACATTGAATATGCAAACATTTTCCTACACCGATTGATTAAAGTTTTGGACaaattaacatatacagtatCAAAACACAAAACACgtagtataaatacatttttataaaatgatcaGCTGCTTTATTCTGTTGCAATTATCAGTTTGCTATTTTGAATAATCAAGGTAATAACAAGAGAGGTTACtcttgatttgattttgttttctaacgaataacagaagaatctgcaacaatatttgtataccttgaatatttatggtttatataCTCAGTTATACCAATAGTTTGTTTAAACGTACGAACTGTTATTTCATAACATGACAACCAAGTGCAATTTACCTGTCCAGTATATATTATCACTATATTTAACTGTTCCTAGTAAGATTAAATTTGActggttataaaaaattatataaatatgagaGTTACATGAAACTTTTgggtatttatttttcaacttaaacCATGTCCATTGAACCTTTAATTACTAACCTCAAAGTATCACTAGCTTCCAGTGGAAACTTTTAAGCAAAAACTAAATGCTGAGCAGAATGATAGCATTTATATTTTCGGTCCGATCTCAATCACATTATTTATGTGTTCTTGAATTAAAAGTATACTTATACACTCTATATTGCTGTTAGTCAGTCTAAGGATTCACCGCATATGAGCTCTATATTTTCATTGTGATAAATCATTgcattctaataaaatatactgtCCCGGAGAATATTTTCTAAGTATAACACCATCAATCGTTATTGCGATCAAATGAAATGGGCCGTAAACTTCGTGAAATATACACTCGTTCTCGTTCCCGAGGAATAGTGCTTTTAGGAAGAATGACAAATAGACATTGTTGAAACATATTTAGCATGTTCCTAACCAAAGTCTATGGTAATTACaacaatgtaacaaatatttacagattttttaagaAGAAGCCGATACATTTTAAGCTTTGTTCTGCCCGTCCTCACGAACCAATACCTtatgcaaggatcttatcaaagataaaacctaataaaattattaagttcgCAGACAGAATTTGATCCTGCACTATCACTAAGATCATATTCCCACGTCTTATTTCAACTGTAAATGGTCTCTGATCTCGGTTAAAAGAGTAAAAGACCTAGGAGCTAATGTATGgactataattataaatcaatttattttgtacGTTGTAAAATACCACCAAGAGAAATCATTTTTATACTGCagatacagggtggagcgcggtaatttgcttttttgcactgcaggctgtggcggcactgttgatcgaagagaggggagagtgggcgtggcttatagtggctgacgggagatttgtattcctccgcgttccagttgccatcatgcagtggacacgagaggagaggtcgttttgtgttgaagcgtatttttcaaatgcccactcgatcattgcagtgcagcgtgcttttcgtttacgattcgctgttcctccatgcggacgtgttcctggtcggcaatcaattgtaaattgggtaactgcattcagaacagcagggaatgtgtcatgtgtacgaaggggaactcagagaaggattacaacaccggaaaacatcgatagagttagagcagcagtactgcaatctccaaaacactctgctcggaagcaatcacttgctcttggcatttcaagacgttctctccaccggattcttcatgatgaactgagatttcacccgtataaaatgtgcgtagtccatcaattgtcagcacgggactatttgacacagcgtacttcttgtgaagacatgcttgcaactataccacgtgacgcaattgtgttcttttctgatgaggcacattttcacctcagtgggtgtgtcaacaagcaaaacatgcgctactggagtgaaacaaaccccagagaagtccaccagagacctctgcattcggaccgcgtcactgtgtggtgcgccatatcacgagtaggcatcattggcccttaattttttcaggataacagtcgtgccataactgtgaactccgaacggtacttgactatgatacaggatttttttcagccggctcttgaggcaatgcaattagaggatacatggttccaacaggatggtgccactgcacacacacagcgagggttaccatgaattgtttgaggcaaatgtttcctgaacggcttatctctttgaggggtgatgtgaactggccagAACATGGTAGgttcaccagacttagccccatgcgattttttcctttcgggttacctgaagtcgaaggtgtatatcaaccgtcccaacaccttggaagacctaaggaacaatattgaggcagaaattggcagaataccagtcgacatgcttgttagagttaatgaaaactttagaaaacgtatgcagcagtgtgtgggtgccgaaggtcgacatttgccagataaattatttaaaaccatttaattttaaaattcccttactgttcaatataattaaaataaaaaataattttttctaaggttcataatttttttatttcatttccaaatcagcaaatttcCGCGCTCCACCCTATATAAAGGCACTTAGTAAGGTTAACAAAATTTATGTTGctcgatttattttttaacttggatAAGAGATTAGGCACTTACCTCTTTAGTAATAATGATACTCACATTAATTACGGCCCTGTGAAAAAAAGGAAAGTACCAAAATATCacaatagaacatttatttatgtaaaactagaatatattataataatataaaaagaaacaaaaaatgtgtttggtAAAGCAAATCTCATTTTGGTCAGTCAATTTAgccttatataatattatcaacagTATCTCATTACCCTCTACAACTTGGTGTTTTCTTGGTATGTTTAATATGAAATATCGATAACATTCATGAGGTTTATTGCTTCTATATTGAGATATTGGTTTCAATCTGAATTTAATATCCATCCGCAAAAATCCAATAAAGATTCCAAATCCAACCTTAGTAAAACTCCGCGACTTTAATACAGACATTATTTTCTTTCGTTTGGTGTAACTGTCAGTCTACGAAGAAAATCACTACTAAGCGACATGTTACATCAACATTCCCGGTTAAATGTTGTCATAAAATTGCACTTCTTATTGAGTAACTCAACATAAAGTccgtaaataaatgtaatattcttgCAACACttacattaaaatgaattaaaattccGATTTGGTTTTAAACATTAAGTATACAGAATCAAAATCataattatactaacataaatCCCATTAAATAAAGTATAACGTAATTAAGACGCTATGGCAGGGTTGGTAATATTAAACGCGAAATACAAAGAGAAGAAATAGTACTGATATATCTTATCGCTTCTTATCTCTTCATTTAATACTGCAAATGTAAAATTACTTATTCGTGATACCTTACTAATTTGACAAATAACGGGTGTCCGAAAAAGAGCTCCATAGTTTtggattctttttatttattgtacaatatacaaattacaatgaCTGCTACATTAAATGAaaggtaatgaaataaaatttttttacactagTACGCCTCGATATGTGAACTATTTGTAGCAAGATATCCTACAGCTACAGGTATCCAAGCGATATTCGAACTCTCTCCAGGTATTAGTTAACATATTAGGTGTGACCGATGCTACTGCTGCTATGATTCTCTGGCGAAGATTGTCAATGTTACGTATCTTCTCTGAATACACAATGTTCTTGACATAACCCCACAGGAAAAAATCTAATGGTGTTATGTCGGGGCTTCTTGGAGACCATGCGATTGGGCCACCTCTACCCATCCATCTTCCTGGGAAACGGGCATCTAAGGCTGAGCGCACACATTGTTTGCAGTGGGGCGGCGCAACGTCTTGTTGGAATATAACCGGTCCCTTTTCCGCCTCGATGTCATCCACCTGTGGAAACACGTACAGTTCCAGGCATGTCGCAGTAGATATCACCAGTTATTGACTTTTCTGCAAAAATAAAAGGTCCAACAATTCATTCGTTCATTAGCCCGCACCACACATTAACCTTAGGCGAGTCTCGTTGGTATTGAACGATCTCCTTTGGTTTATGAGACCCCCAAATTCTGCAGTTGTGGCGGTTTACAACCCCATTAACGTGGAACGTCG
Proteins encoded in this region:
- the LOC124363452 gene encoding neuropilin and tolloid-like protein 2 → MFQNDGQKLQGTLCDHQFISSNYTPSYGRFYSPRYPSSYPKHIKCAYRFRARSKERIRVVFEEVTLQKGDVSCLNRADLIKVHDGRSAHAPVITVLCNEGAALEVLSTGPDLYVEFLSNSDWPGQGFKATFQFQPLEATTTSDTPYTGK